A genomic segment from Nicotiana sylvestris chromosome 1, ASM39365v2, whole genome shotgun sequence encodes:
- the LOC138869132 gene encoding uncharacterized protein, producing the protein MKESKCISDYCSKVKAVVNQLRRYGEDIEDVRVVEKILHTLTPKFDFVVCAIEESKDLDSMMVEQLEGSLQAQEEKIKRRQEVSLEQLLKTQTSFKDYGGEKSYRGNTRGRGRGGHGRGRSNGNNFNNEVKMHQTFKDRGCGQRGGRGRGYYQENNGQSNIGEKANLVDNKKEEVESTLLMALKEEDTDDYSSWYLDNRARNHMCGCKEKFVEINKTGYDIDMKNMHLWLRDSNGILITKVHMAKNRLYSLNIKIIDAKYFKANVQDES; encoded by the exons atgaaagaatccaAATGCATTTCGGATTATTGTTCAAAAGTGAAGGCTGTTGTAAATCAGTTAAGAAGATACGGGGAGGACATAGAAGATGTTCGTGTGGTAGAAAAAATTCTTCACACTTTAAcacctaaatttgattttgtggtgtgtgctattgaggagtctaaagatttagactcaatgatggtggagcaattggagggTTCTTTACAGGCCCAAgaagaaaagatcaaaaggagacaagaagtgTCATTGGAGCAACTTCTTAAAACTCAGACATCCTTCAAGGATTATGGAGGTGAAAAGAGCTATCGAGGAAACACACGAGGACGAGGCCGTGGCGGTCATGGAAGAGGAAGAAGTAACGGTAATAACTTCAACAATGAAGTTAAAATGCACCAAACATTCAAAGATCGTGGTTGTGGACAAAGAGGAGGAAGAGGACGTGGCTActaccaagaaaataatggacaaag CAATATTGGAGAAAAAGCTAACCTTGTTGACaacaagaaagaagaagttgagtCAACGTTGTTGATGGCACTCAAGGAAGAAGACACGGATGATTACAGCTCATGGTATTTGGACAATAGAGCAAGAAATCATATGTGTGGATGCAAAGAAAAGTTTGTGGAGATCAATAAAACG GGATATGATATcgacatgaaaaatatgcatctttggcttAGAGATTCAAATGGAATTCTAATTACTAAAGTGCATATGGCAAAGAATAGATTATATTCTTTGAATATTAAGATAATTGATGCAAAGTATTTCAAGGCTAATGTTCAAGATGAATCATAG
- the LOC138869138 gene encoding uncharacterized protein gives MEKVKIIKERLKTTQSHQKSYLNVRRRDLEFKEDDWVFPKVSPMKGIMRLGKRGKLGPRYVGSYIIVQMIGQVVYKLEIPPEMSLVHPVFHVSMLKKVIGDPSLIVPVETIEANEELSYEEIPVAILDRQVRKLRNKEIASVKVLWRNQQVEDATCKAEGDMKKKYPHFVE, from the coding sequence ATGGAAAAGGTTAAGATCATTAAGGAGCGGTTGAAAACTACTCAAAGTCACCAAAAGTCCTATTTGAATgttcgtcgcagagatttggagttcaaagaagatgattgggtattcccgaaggtttcccccatgaagggtataaTGCGGTTAGGAAAGAGAGGGAAATTAGGTCCGAGGTATGTCGGGTCGTACATAATCGTTCAGATGATTGGTCAAGTGGTGTACAAGCTTGAGATACCACCTGAGATGTCATTAGTGCACCCggtatttcatgtgtctatgctgaAGAAAGTAATCGGGGATCCGTCTCTTATCGTGCCAGTTGAGACTATTGAAGCTAATGAGGAACTGTcctatgaagaaattccagttgccattcttgataggcaagtccgaaagttgagaaataaagaaattgcctccgtgaaagtgttatggcgaaaccAACAAGTTGAAGATGCTACTTGCAAGGCCGAGGGAGATATGAAGAAGAAGTATCCTCACTTCGTTGAATAG